ACCATATTTGAGTTACTCTTTAGTTACAAACTGCGATGACAGTTGTAAGGAGACCCTGTATGGCTATGTATCAAAATATGCTGGTGGTCATCGATCCCAACCAGGATGATCAACCCGCATTACGGCGAGCAGTTTATTTGCATCAACGGATTGGCGGCAAAATTAAAGCTTTCCTGCCTATTTACGATTTTTCGTATGAGATGACCACCCTACTTTCTCCTGATGAGCGCACTGCTATGCGCCAGGGTGTAATAAGTCAACGCACGGCCTGGATACGTGAGCAAGCGAAATATTATCTTGAGGCTGGCGCCCCTATTGAAATAAAAGTGGTCTGGCACAATCGTCCCTTTGAGGCCATTATCCAGGAAGTAATCGCCAGCGGTCACGATCTGGTCCTGAAGATGGCGCATCAACACGATCGACTGGAAGCGGTCATTTTTACCCCCACCGACTGGCATCTGCTGCGTAAATGTCCAAGCCCGGTATGGATGGTCAAAGATCAGCCGTGGCCTGAAGGTGGTAAAGCACTGGTTGCTGTGAATCTGGCCAGTGAAGAGCCTTATCACAATGCCCTCAACGAAAAACTGGTAAAAGAAACGTTGCAATTGGCGGAACAGGTTAACCATACAGAAGTTCACCTGGTCGGCGCCTATCCCGTTACACCAATCAATATTGCCATTGAGCTGCCGGAATTTGATCCCAGCGTTTATAACGACGCCATTCGCGGTCAGCATTTACTGGCAATGAAAGCGCTGCGGCAAAAATTCAGCATTGATGAAAAAGTGACGCATGTAGAAAAAGGATTGCCTGAAGAGGTTATCCCGGATCTTGCCGAACATCTCCAGGCGGGGATCGTTGTGCTTGGCACCGTTGGCCGTACCGGTCTCTCCGCCGCATTTCTGGGCAATACAGCAGAACAGGTTATCGACCACCTACGCTGCGACCTGCTGGTCATTAAGCCTGATGAGTATCAAACGCCGGTTGAGTTGGACGACGAGGACGACTAACCACACCTGTTATGCCGGATGGCACGCCGCTATCCGGCATAACGGCGCAATTAATGGCTCTCATCCCCGCCGAGGAAATAAATTCCCAGGGGAATAGCCAGCAGAACAGTAAATACCAGACTATAAACGCAAATCATTGCTGACTGAATGGCATACATGGAGCTTGTCCACTCAGACAGGGGAATATGATATTGTTCAATCACGCCGCCAATAGTCGCACGCGTCACCACCGATGCGGCAACGATAAACACCGCCAGCAGGCATAACAGAAATTTTTTCCCCTTTGCCGATTTCAGCTTCATCATGATCATAATATCGTCCTTTACAGATGGCCTTTGTTACCTGAAAGTAACAATACCATGACAATCGCACAATGTCTGCCCTGTAAAGGGTGACATTATATTTACATGAAAAGCAACCTGCTGAAATTAAAGCCAATAATGCTATTTCTCCTTTTGACTTATCGATGCACTGAACGATTATCCTGGGTAAAATACCTGTTAATAAGGTCATTCTGAGCTGTTATCGCAGGAAGGAGCAGAAACACTCATGTTCACTGAATTTTTTCTCAAAAACGCGTTTAATCTGACGATACTTTTCAGTTGCGGCATGGCGTTACTGGTCGTGAGATTCTGGCTAAGCCGTAATGTACAGTGGAAAAAAGGATTCACATTCCATGCGGCGCAGTTTTTTATTTATGCGATCATTATAGGAACCGTTGGGAGCATCCTGAATAATGCTATTGAAGATTATAATTTACGGTTTATCTCTTCCGGGGTTATTGATTTTATCTGTACTTCACTCATTGCGCTTATCCTGACGATAAAATTGTTCCTGATTATTAACCAGTTTGAAAAAGCGCAGGTCAATAAAGGCCGGGACGTCACCAGCACCCGTATTCTCGCGCGTGTCATAAAAATTACTATTATTGTTGTGATTGTCTTACTGTATGGCGAACACTTTGGTATGAGTCTGTCGGGCCTGCTTACCTTTGGCGGGATCGGCGGTATCGCCGTCGGTATGGCGGGCAAAGATGTCCTCAGCAATTTTTTCTCCGGTATTATGCTCTATTTTGATCGCCCTTTTAGCATTGGAGACTGGATTCGCTCACCTGACAGAAATATCGAAGGTACGGTCGCTGAAATCGGCTGGCGTATCACGCGGATTAACACTTTTGATCATCGTCCGCTGTACGTGCCTAACTCCGTCTTTTCATCGATTAGTGTGGAGAACCCAGGTCGGATGACAAACCGTCGTATTAAAACGGTGATCGGTTTGCGTTACGAAGATGCGGATAAAATTGGCGTCGTCGTTGATGCCATCAGAAATATGCTACAGGCGCATAACGATATCGATCAAAAACAGACGTTGCTGGTCTATTTTAATGAATTCGCCGATTCTTCATTGAATATTATGGTGTATTGCTTTACCAAAACGACAGTATGGCAGGAATGGCTTGCCGTACAGCAGGATGT
The Salmonella bongori NCTC 12419 DNA segment above includes these coding regions:
- a CDS encoding mechanosensitive ion channel family protein, which encodes MFTEFFLKNAFNLTILFSCGMALLVVRFWLSRNVQWKKGFTFHAAQFFIYAIIIGTVGSILNNAIEDYNLRFISSGVIDFICTSLIALILTIKLFLIINQFEKAQVNKGRDVTSTRILARVIKITIIVVIVLLYGEHFGMSLSGLLTFGGIGGIAVGMAGKDVLSNFFSGIMLYFDRPFSIGDWIRSPDRNIEGTVAEIGWRITRINTFDHRPLYVPNSVFSSISVENPGRMTNRRIKTVIGLRYEDADKIGVVVDAIRNMLQAHNDIDQKQTLLVYFNEFADSSLNIMVYCFTKTTVWQEWLAVQQDVYLKIIAIVQENGADFAFPSQTLYIDDPEAVPAIK
- a CDS encoding DUF2534 family protein, whose product is MIMMKLKSAKGKKFLLCLLAVFIVAASVVTRATIGGVIEQYHIPLSEWTSSMYAIQSAMICVYSLVFTVLLAIPLGIYFLGGDESH
- the uspE gene encoding universal stress protein UspE, whose translation is MAMYQNMLVVIDPNQDDQPALRRAVYLHQRIGGKIKAFLPIYDFSYEMTTLLSPDERTAMRQGVISQRTAWIREQAKYYLEAGAPIEIKVVWHNRPFEAIIQEVIASGHDLVLKMAHQHDRLEAVIFTPTDWHLLRKCPSPVWMVKDQPWPEGGKALVAVNLASEEPYHNALNEKLVKETLQLAEQVNHTEVHLVGAYPVTPINIAIELPEFDPSVYNDAIRGQHLLAMKALRQKFSIDEKVTHVEKGLPEEVIPDLAEHLQAGIVVLGTVGRTGLSAAFLGNTAEQVIDHLRCDLLVIKPDEYQTPVELDDEDD